A window of the Vanessa tameamea isolate UH-Manoa-2023 chromosome 22, ilVanTame1 primary haplotype, whole genome shotgun sequence genome harbors these coding sequences:
- the LOC113397656 gene encoding histone acetyltransferase KAT2A, whose product MSSQLGEDIADIAMTRTDADSSQTHEATSSANADDASSSNAATPASSEGQASRQSNLQRIQQRKQQVYNWPHAKKLLKLAIYSSCQTPDCNCTGWKTPLPQQNSKTNNRTDNQPIASFTDLCRNCNHILEKHVTQLEALSAAEVNRLLGAVVDVENIFMSMHREDDHDTKRVYYYLFKLLRKCILSRSQPRIEGPLGQPPFERPSIAKAITNFVLYKFNTLPQREWQTMYDLAKMFLHCFNHWNFETPSVRKLQVSNPEDISAYQINYTRWLVFCHVPAFCDSLPHYETSIVFGRTLLRAVFKSVCRQLMDKCHSERDRMPPEKRVLVLNHFPRFLGLLEEEIFSANSPIWDPDFKQMPPVHLQAIIDNKTTGRRAGEFERVTASGDSKDGFTTVSLSSGSIKQEGLKRANERSGDQGGKRRRLDDGADDVSERTVADIVATISDPNYMCGPDALFQMQAPRDEAAKLEEQRKLIEFHVIGNSLTGPVNKQTMLWLIGLHNVFSHQLPEMTKEYISQLVFDPKHKTLALIKEGRPIGGICFRTFHSQGFSEIVFCAVTSNEQVKGYGTHLMNHLKDYHIRNNILHFLTFADEFAIGYFKKQGFSKDIKLPRAMFSGYIKDYEGATLMHCELNPRIVYTHFTAVIRRQKEIVKKLIDMRQKEVRKIHPGLNCFKEGVRSIPVECIPGVREAGWRDVRAARTPADADADPAALRAVLHAVKNHAAAWPFLKPVDKTEVPDYYDHIKYPMDLRTVGERLKARYYSSRRLFAADMARIFSNCRLYNSPDTDYYRCANTLEKYFQAKMKEGGLWEK is encoded by the exons ATGTCTTCTCAACTTGGAGAAGATATTGCTGACATAGCCATGACACGAACTGACGCTGATTCGTCTCAAACACACGAag CCACCTCTAGTGCAAATGCCGATGATGCATCGTCAAGCAATGCAGCAACTCCAGCAAGTAGCGAAGGCCAAGCGTCCAGGCAATCTAACCTTCAACGCATCCAACAGAGGAAACAGCAAGTCTATAACTGGCCACATGCAAAGAAACTGCTGAAGCTAGCAATTTATTCATCTTGTCAA acacCAGATTGTAATTGCACCGGTTGGAAAACCCCATTACCACAGCAaaatagtaaaacaaataatCGCACAGACAATCAACCTATAGCCAGTTTCACTGATCTTTGTCGTAACTGCAACCATATTCTAG AAAAACATGTAACTCAGTTAGAAGCACTCTCGGCCGCGGAGGTTAATCGGCTCCTCGGGGCAGTGgtcgatgtagaaaatatattcatgtCCATGCACAGAGAGGACGACCATGATACAAAGCgagtttattattatctgtttaAA CTCCTGCGCAAATGTATTCTCTCTCGAAGCCAGCCTCGCATTGAAGGTCCCCTCGGTCAGCCTCCCTTCGAGAGACCCTCCATAGCGAAGGCTATCACGAACTTTGTCTTATACAAGTTTAACACTTTACCTCAGAGGGAATGGCAGACCATGTACGACCTAGCCAAGATGTTTCTACATTGTTTCAATCACTGGAATTTTGAAACACCCAGCGTTAGGAAACtg CAAGTTTCAAACCCAGAGGACATATCagcgtaccaaattaattatacaag atgGTTAGTTTTCTGCCACGTGCCAGCATTCTGCGACTCTCTTCCGCATTACGAAACATCCATAGTATTCGGACGGACTTTACTACGAGCTGTCTTCAAGTCGGTCTGTCGACAGTTAATGGATAAATGTCATTCCGAAAGAGATAGGATGCCGCCGGAGAAGAGA gTATTAGTCTTAAACCACTTTCcgcgtttcttgggtcttctgGAAGAGGAAATATTCAGCGCGAACTCGCCCATTTGGGATCCTGACTTTAAGCAAATGCCACCCGTACACTTACAAGccattatagataataaaacta CAGGAAGACGCGCTGGTGAGTTCGAGCGAGTCACGGCGTCCGGAGACAGTAAGGATGGTTTCACTACTGTCTCGCTTTCATCGG GGTCGATAAAGCAGGAGGGGCTGAAGCGGGCGAACGAGCGCAGTGGCGACCAGGGCGGCAAGCGGAGAAGGCTCGACGACGGAGCTGATGACGTCAGCGAGCGAACCGTCGCCGACATCGTCGCCACCATCTCCGACCCCAACTACATGTGCGGCCCCGAC GCCTTATTCCAAATGCAGGCGCCAAGAGATGAAGCGGCCAAGTTGGAAGAACAGCGAAAGCTGATTGAGTTTCACGTCATCGGCAACTCTTTAACGGGACCGGTTAATAAACAGACCATGCTGTGGCTAATTG GTCTCCATAATGTATTCTCACATCAACTGCCAGAAATGACTAAAGAATACATATCGCAATTAGTGTTTGATCC GAAACACAAAACTCTGGCTCTCATTAAAGAAGGAAGACCAATCGGTGGTATTTGTTTTAGAACTTTCCATTCacag gGTTTCAGTGAAATAGTATTCTGTGCTGTGACGTCGAACGAGCAAGTAAAGGGATACGGAACACACTTAATGAACCATCTCAAGGATTACCACATCAGGAACAACATCCTTCATTTCCTTACGTTCGCTGATGAATTTGCTATTG gttattTCAAGAAGCAGGGCTTCAGCAAGGATATCAAGTTGCCTCGCGCCATGTTCTCCGGATATATCAAGGACTACGAGGGCGCCACTCTCATGCACTGCGAACTCAACCCGCGCATTGTGTACACTCACTTCACAGCCGTCATCCGACGGCAGAAGGAG ATAGTGAAGAAATTGATCGATATGCGACAAAAAGAAGTACGGAAAATACACCCtggattaaattgttttaaagagGGG GTGCGCAGTATCCCAGTGGAGTGCATCCCCGGCGTGCGCGAGGCGGGCTGGCGGGACGTGCGCGCCGCGCGGACGCCCGCCGACGCCGACGCCGACCCCGCCGCCCTGCGAGCCGTGCTGCACGCG GTCAAGAACCACGCAGCGGCTTGGCCATTTTTAAAACCTGTAGATAAAACTGAAGTACCGGACTACTATGACCACATCAAATATCCAATGG ACCTGCGCACGGTGGGCGAGCGGCTGAAGGCGCGCTACTACTCGTCGCGCCGGCTGTTCGCGGCCGACATGGCGCGCATCTTCTCCAACTGCCGCCTCTACAACTCGCCCGACACGGACTACTACAG ATGCGCCAACACCCTTGAGAAATACTTCCAAGCGAAGATGAAGGAAGGCGGTCTCTGGGAGAAATGA